The Shewanella japonica genome has a window encoding:
- a CDS encoding DUF4144 family protein — translation MLSICWPAIIKQQTSEELIYLANQTDWLEYCCLQLHLISSNDRLLDSEGSTFDIVIEAQAHPQQHQANHPTAELPQLRASQHPIDLVTFIQYVRTHATLNDHCCSAKLVFTDIKQGIDTVAYLESI, via the coding sequence ATGCTATCGATTTGTTGGCCAGCAATTATAAAACAGCAAACAAGTGAAGAGCTCATTTACCTCGCTAATCAGACTGACTGGCTAGAGTATTGTTGTTTACAACTGCACCTCATAAGTAGTAACGATAGGTTATTAGATAGCGAGGGCTCTACATTCGATATTGTTATCGAGGCGCAAGCTCACCCTCAACAACATCAGGCTAATCACCCAACAGCGGAATTACCACAACTTAGAGCAAGCCAGCACCCCATAGATTTAGTGACCTTTATTCAATACGTACGCACACATGCGACCCTTAATGATCATTGCTGCAGTGCCAAACTGGTGTTTACGGATATCAAGCAAGGTATCGACACTGTGGCATATCTTGAATCTATTTAG
- a CDS encoding DUF342 domain-containing protein — translation MLDWSMAVFNETQTQVEFRVTPNIHGPISEDDVKQLLTQAEFAMLKPLTHNIHNCVAEVNALSTHDNGKHELFFIIGERADGSVTIEISEDKMSASMTLESAWGEKDPSLPMILNTLKSHKVKMGLSKPKIQSLIQQLAILPPGESCSSQIAIGKLAVNGINATLTRQVPLARERLLQPQEREDGSVDMRNLGAMIMVKPGDVLMIKTPATTGTPGYNVHGEPIMQIEGKDLQMKPGNGTELLSSDTNQLVATVSGQPVETPKGMQVDDVLQIKDVDVKYGHVDFEGSVLITGDVHEGMKVKSTGDITVMGFVDSASLEAQGDVIVSKGVIGRQIKEHELSTHITARGQICAQFVQYSNLTAKSDILVTKQLLHSHSVSDNVITVSDPNARRGDLVGGRATAKKGIKAVAFGATAGTKTELYCAMDQTELKAEAKASDDQAKQLVVAGLDIESRLRKLPPKTEWQTDAGMIEQVKMMLDEKKEIANRRAKAEAECKQLQQEVDGYYSKYFVQAEKHIFANVEIHIGPAQNRTQREHGPCHVKNLHNEISFDYGSH, via the coding sequence AACCCACAATATTCATAATTGTGTCGCTGAAGTTAATGCCCTCAGCACTCATGACAATGGTAAGCATGAGTTATTTTTTATCATTGGTGAACGAGCTGATGGCAGTGTGACCATAGAAATCAGCGAAGATAAAATGTCGGCCTCTATGACATTAGAATCAGCATGGGGTGAAAAAGACCCTTCACTGCCAATGATCCTTAACACCCTAAAATCCCATAAAGTCAAAATGGGATTAAGCAAACCTAAAATTCAATCTCTGATCCAGCAATTAGCGATTTTACCGCCGGGTGAAAGTTGCAGTAGCCAAATCGCCATTGGCAAATTGGCAGTAAATGGCATTAATGCAACATTAACAAGACAAGTCCCCCTTGCTCGTGAACGGTTATTACAACCTCAAGAACGTGAAGATGGCTCTGTCGACATGCGAAATCTGGGCGCAATGATTATGGTGAAGCCAGGCGACGTTTTAATGATAAAAACGCCTGCGACTACCGGTACTCCAGGCTATAACGTACACGGGGAACCTATCATGCAGATTGAGGGCAAAGATCTGCAAATGAAGCCTGGTAATGGCACTGAATTATTAAGTAGCGATACCAACCAACTTGTCGCAACAGTATCTGGTCAACCTGTTGAAACACCAAAAGGTATGCAAGTAGATGATGTGCTGCAAATTAAAGATGTTGACGTAAAATACGGCCATGTTGATTTTGAAGGTAGTGTCTTAATCACAGGCGATGTCCACGAGGGGATGAAAGTAAAAAGCACTGGTGACATTACTGTTATGGGGTTTGTAGACTCAGCTAGCCTTGAAGCCCAAGGCGATGTAATTGTCAGTAAAGGAGTCATTGGCCGACAAATTAAAGAGCATGAGTTAAGTACCCATATTACTGCCCGTGGCCAAATCTGTGCTCAATTTGTGCAATATTCCAATTTAACCGCCAAAAGTGACATCTTAGTCACTAAACAACTGCTTCATAGCCATTCAGTTTCAGACAATGTCATTACCGTTAGCGATCCTAATGCCAGAAGAGGCGATCTTGTCGGCGGGCGAGCGACCGCTAAAAAAGGCATTAAGGCTGTAGCCTTTGGCGCAACGGCTGGCACTAAGACTGAGCTTTATTGCGCCATGGATCAAACTGAGCTCAAAGCTGAGGCTAAAGCCAGTGATGACCAAGCTAAGCAGCTTGTTGTCGCAGGATTAGATATCGAGTCTCGCTTAAGAAAGCTGCCTCCTAAAACGGAGTGGCAAACAGATGCGGGAATGATTGAGCAAGTGAAAATGATGCTTGATGAGAAAAAAGAAATCGCCAATCGCCGTGCGAAAGCTGAAGCAGAATGTAAGCAACTTCAGCAAGAAGTGGATGGCTATTACAGTAAATATTTTGTGCAAGCAGAGAAACACATCTTTGCCAATGTAGAGATTCATATTGGCCCAGCGCAAAATCGCACCCAGCGTGAACATGGCCCTTGTCATGTTAAAAACCTCCATAATGAAATCAGTTTCGATTATGGTAGCCATTAA